From a single Silene latifolia isolate original U9 population chromosome 6, ASM4854445v1, whole genome shotgun sequence genomic region:
- the LOC141586693 gene encoding uncharacterized protein LOC141586693 has protein sequence MGGVCSCFDGQTREEKREQDRLASAEARSKAADAAQRRQEEFEKSAIGRAVRAQVAKEKQQTTSSNKGEPGLKWQMG, from the exons ATGGGAGGAGTATGCTCTTGCTTTGATGGCCAAACCAGAGAAGAAAAACGCGAGCAAGATCGTTTGGCCTCTGCCGAAGCTCGCTCTAAAGCTGCTGATGCTGCCCAACGCAg GCAAGAGGAATTTGAAAAGTCAGCTATTGGGAGAGCTGTACGTGCGCAGGTTGCAAAGGAAAAGCAACAAACTACAAGCAGTAATAAGGGCGAACCAGGTCTCAAG TGGCAAATGGGATAG